A single genomic interval of Rhododendron vialii isolate Sample 1 chromosome 3a, ASM3025357v1 harbors:
- the LOC131319996 gene encoding uncharacterized protein LOC131319996 isoform X4 has translation MISYGFEAVEEFYAKSSTRNVVGKVKIPVLFIQNDDAVAPLFSIPRSSIDENPFTSLLLCSCLPSSVIASGRCAISWCHHLTIQWLAAVELGLLKGRHPLLKDVDVTINPSKGLALLEGRASDKNGRANKLLNLSQSNVVNGYAGYLLQEKLEEQDTPAGIGPRFRQDQQRNPEIEDRGLQQEANDTSKQTIPVDAESATEEVHPVDVESSQVLQTAQVVMNMLDVTMPGTLTEEQKKQALNAVGQGKTVMDALQDAVPEDVRAKLTNAVSGILNSRGTNEKLDGLMNVGPIVASGLNAKIQENVGGVSSGGGNEDPRSSGVDDDLAESHNDNEVSLDETAVGLEPELQASDTLQNPIDTVQVQPMQNMDISRELTAKNSDYSENGSDTGAQPDFPSQPESASTEDSASDQNKMDQSYTASSAEAQPPESVGNDHLKSEEKSSNSILNQSSSDSQTFSVSQALDALTGMDDSTQMAVNSVFGVIEDMITQLDNKTEVDDKNEVVEEGTGSLTENPQFAKEYNGSVRKEKRGSDLNSQSDMLDNMSSNGGRDSLKDSRTRWVEEEKYIESPDSFKGNNIDKSGENHMVSHVNKAGSGTTELLASSKPLSEQSNKVRHLHTIPLFITRNAYGDPFYKEYLRKYLLSKVQNAESLDLDRTTALFLEYIPEKDQWKLLEQPENNEGSGADIAPREGVKEVTQAHSPSKADTDQIIEPSYVIMDAEQQQEPVRENNAVDKTNEGVAIRNDRSESFVKNVISDSLKVEVGRRLSAESMNEMEPNLSRDIEHFANAVSLAASKSQIWFLDGEDCNLGKLGTLNGEDLVKAMSFAIQETSYLTNVLPYGVIVGSCLAALRKFFDVAAVNGIDQREVMALDQIDPSVERNRVHLVETETDRVLVNKLDDNYTESKSTDGQNIDLSKVSSGTIMAGAVTAALGASALLVRQRDSDKGTPTSRTLANSSEEKENCHEEPDKLEQHISEKSENNIVTSIAEKAMSVAGPVVPVKKDGEVDQDRLVALLAGLGQQGGMLKLFGKVAMLWGGIRGAMSLTDKLILFLRLAERPLLQRILGFVCMVLVLWSPVLVPLLPTLVQSWASHNSSKFAELICIIGLYSSIAILVMLWGKRIRGYDNPFEQYGLDFTSSSKIQNFLKGLVGGVVVVLSIHSLNALLGCVRLSWPSTFISYSSDIVSWIKVYGKMVLLVAQGMVTATGVALVEELIFRAWLPDEIATDLGYYRGIIISGLAFSLLQRSPWAIPGLWLLSLGLAGARQRSGGSLSIPIGLRAGIMASNFVLHTGGFLTCKPNFPMWVTGPHPFQPFSGISGLGLSLLLAMVLHPREPNPSEEKHNDNS, from the exons TACAAGCCTGCTATTGTGTTCTTGTTTGCCATCTAGTGTTATTGCAAGTGGAAGATGTGCTATATCATGGTGCCATCATCTCACCATTCAG TGGCTTGCAGCTGTGGAGCTTGGACTTCTAAAGGGCCGTCACCCTCTTTTGAAAGATGTTGATGTTACCATCAATCCTTCTAAAGGTTTAGCACTGTTGGAAGGCAGAGCATCTGACAAAAATGGCAGAGCAAACAAACTCCTCAATCTTTCACAGTCAAATGTTGTAAATGGGTATGCCGGTTATCTTTTGCAAGAGAAGCTAGAGGAACAGGATACCCCAGCTGGCATTGGTCCAAGATTTAGGCAAGATCAACAGAGAAATCCTGAAATTGAAGATAGAGGATTGCAACAAGAGGCCAATGATACATCAAAGCAGACTATCCCTGTTGATGCTGAATCAGCCACTGAGGAAGTCCATCCTGTTGACGTTGAATCAAGCCAAGTTCTACAGACTGCACAAGTGGTCATGAATATGCTTGATGTAACCATGCCTGGTACTCTGACTGAAGAACAGAAGAAGCAG GCCCTGAATGCCGTGGGGCAAGGAAAGACAGTTATGGACGCTTTGCAAGATGCCGTGCCTGAAGATGTTCGTGCAAAACTTACAAACGCTGTTTCTGGAATATTGAATTCTCGGGGGACCAATGAGAAACTTGATGGACTAATGAATGTCGGTCCGATTGTGGCATCGGGGTTAAATGCAAAGATCCAGGAAAATGTTGGGGGAGTATCTAGTGGAGGAGGCAATGAAGATCCTCGTTCATCAGGGGTTGATGATGACCTGGCAGAAAGCCATAATGATAATGAAGTTTCATTGGACGAGACTGCTGTGGGACTTGAGCCAGAGCTTCAGGCTTCAGATACGCTGCAGAACCCCATCGACACAGTTCAAGTTCAACCAATGCAAAATATGGATATTTCCAGAGAACTAACTGCTAAAAATTCTGATTACAGTGAAAATGGGTCAGATACAGGTGCTCAGCCTGATTTCCCTAGCCAGCCTGAAAGCGCTAGCACTGAGGATTCTGCGAGTGACCAGAACAAAATGGACCAGTCGTATACCGCATCGTCCGCTGAGGCCCAACCGCCGGAGAGTGTTGGAAATGATCATCTGAAGAGTGAGGAAAAAAGCAGCAATTCTATTTTGAATCAGAGTAGCTCTGATTCTCAGACCTTCAGTGTTTCCCAGGCATTAGATGCTTTGACAGGGATGGATGATTCCACGCAAATGGCTGTGAACAGTGTATTCGGTGTAATAGAAGATATGATCACTCAACTGGACAATAAAACCGAAGTTGACGATAAGAATGAGGTCGTGGAAGAGGGAACTGGCTCTCTAACTGAGAACCCTCAATTTGCTAAAGAGTATAATGGCTCCgtgaggaaagaaaaaagaggaagtGATCTGAACTCACAATCTGACATGTTAGATAATATGTCTTCAAATGGAGGGAGGGATTCACTGAAGGATTCAAGAACCAgatgggtggaggaggagaaatATATAGAAAGCCCTGATTCATTTAAGGGGAACAACATTGATAAGTCTGGGGAAAATCATATGGTTAGCCATGTGAATAAGGCAGGAAGTGGAACAACTGAATTGTTGGCAAGCAGTAAACCTTTGTCCGAGCAGTCAAATAAAGTTAGACATTTGCATACCATACCATTGTTTATAACTAGAAACGCATATGGTGACCCTTTTTACAAGGAATACCTTCGTAAGTATCTACTTTCAAAGGTACAGAATGCTGAATCGCTAGACTTGGATAGAACTACTGCTTTGTTTCTTGAGTATATTCCAGAAAAAGACCAGTGGAAGCTTTTAGAACAACCTGAAAATAATGAAGGTTCTGGTGCTGATATTGCTCCTCGGGAAGGTGTCAAGGAAGTTACTCAAGCTCACTCACCTTCAAAGGCAGATACAGACCAAATTATTGAACCATCATATGTTATTATGGATGCTGAGCAACAACAAGAACCTGTTCGAGAGAATAACGCAGTAGACAAAACGAATGAAGGAGTTGCTATCAGAAATGATAGATCAGAGAGCTTTGTTAAGAATGTTATATCGGATTCGTTGAAGGTCGAAGTTGGCCGAAGGCTAAGTGCAGAAAGCATGAATGAGATGGAGCCCAATCTTTCCAGAGATATTGAACACTTTGCAAATGCCGTGTCTCTGGCTGCAAGCAAGAGTCAAATATGGTTCTTGGATGGTGAAGACTGCAATTTAGGAAAACTAGGTACACTTAATGGAGAGGATTTAGTAAAGGCTATGTCTTTTGCTATTCAGGAAACCAGTTATTTGACAAATGTTCTCCCATATGGTGTTATTGTGGGCTCTTGCTTAGCTGCTTTGAGAAAATTCTTTGATGTCGCTGCAGTAAATGGTATTGACCAAAGGGAAGTTATGGCCCTTGATCAAATTGACCCTTCTGTGGAAAGGAATCGTGTTCACCTAGTTGAAACAGAGACTGATCGAGTTCTTGTTAACAAACTTGACGATAATTACACTGAGTCCAAAAGCACAGATGGACAAAATATTGATTTAAGCAAAGTAAGCAGTGGGACCATCATGGCTGGTGCTGTGACAGCTGCCCTTGGAGCATCTGCTTTGCTGGTGCGTCAACGG GATTCAGATAAAGGTACACCAACATCTCGAACCTTGGCCAATTCCTCTGAGGAGAAGGAAAATTGTCACGAGGAGCCTGACAAGCTTGAGCAGCATATCTCAGAGAAAAGCGAGAATAACATAGTTACAAGCATAGCAGAGAAAGCCATGTCTGTTGCTGGTCCAGTGGTACCTGTGAAAAAAGATGGCGAAGTGGATCAAGACAG GCTGGTGGCATTGCTGGCTGGATTGGGACAACAGGGTGGCATGCTGAAGCTGTTTGGTAAAGTTGCTATGCTTTGGGGTGGTATACGGGGTGCTATGAGTTTGACTGATAAGCTTATCTTATTTCTGCGTCTTGCTGAAAGGCCTTTGTTGCAGAG GATACTTGGGTTTGTCTGCATGGTGCTTGTTTTGTGGTCACCAGTTCTTGTTCCGCTACTTCCCACACTTGTGCAGAGTTGGGCATCACATAACTCCTCCAAATTTGCTGAGCTTATTTGCATTATTGGCCTCTATTCTTCTATCGCAATACTTGTTATGCTATGGGGAAAAAGAATTCGAGGGTATGACAATCCATTTGAGCAATATGGGCTGGATTTTACTTCGTCATCAAAG ATCCAAAACTTTCTGAAGGGATTGGTTGGAGGAGTTGTGGTTGTTTTATCAATACATTCTTTAAATGCATTACTCGGCTGTGTTCGTCTGTCATGGCCTTCCACTTTCATTTCATATTCTTCGGATATTGTGTCATGGATCAAAGTATATGGCAAGATGGTTttacttgttgctcaaggaATGGTGACAGCAACAGGTGTTGCCTTGGTAGAAGAACTGATATTCAGGGCATGGTTGCCAGATGAAATTGCCACAGATCTTGGATATTACCGTGGTATTATTATTTCAGGACTTGCCTTCTCCTTACTTCAAAG GTCCCCATGGGCAATTCCGGGCCTATGGCTTTTGTCATTGGGTTTGGCAGGAGCTCGGCAAAGAAGCGGAGGTAGCCTCTCCATTCCAATTGGGTTGCGCGCAGGCATAATGGCTTCAAACTTTGTCCTACACACGGGTGGTTTCTTGACTTGTAAGCCCAATTTTCCCATGTGGGTAACCGGTCCTCACCCGTTCCAGCCATTTAGTGGGATTTCTGGTCTTGGTCTCTCTTTACTTTTGGCAATGGTTCTTCATCCAAGGGAGCCGAACCCATCAGAAGAAAAGCACAATGATAATTCGtga